taagtgtttttttttctttttgttttttgagacggagtctcactctgttgcccaggctggagtgcagtggcacgatcttggctcactgcaacctccgcctcccgggttcgagctattctcctgcctcagcctccccagtagttgggactacaggcgtgtgccaccacggttggctaattttttttggtatttttagtagagacggggtttcgccatgttggccaggctggtctgaaactcctgacctcaagtgatccacctgcctcagcctcccaaagtgctgggattataggtgtgagccagcatgcctggcaagtgtttatttttttgaattctCCCCAACTGAGATGTGCTTTTGTATCTTTACTAACTGGAGGGcaaaaaaataaaggatttgttttcatttgtattttttaaatgattagagaggtttccattttctgttttgcTCATTTCTACTTTGGTAAATAGCCTATTTGCATGATTTTCcattggtgtttttaaaaattgatttgtagGAGTCCTTTCTACTGATCTCCTTTCAGAGGCAGATCTGGAATGCTGAGGCCTCTCCCTCACCCATCTCCTTTTTCCCACTGCAGATCTTAAATCTGACCCAGGCCTTGAAAGACAACAAGAGTCCCCTGCACCTCGTCCAGATGCCACCTGTGATTGTCGAGACAGCCCGTTCCCACCAGCGGTCTTCTAGCGAGTCCTACACACAGAGCTTTCAGAGCCGGAAGCCCTTCTTTTCATGGTGGTAGCTCCAGAGGCAGGCAGAGGAAATATTGTCAGAGACTGGTGGGAGGAAGCCTGGGGAGTGGGGTGCAGGAAAAGCCAGAGAAGCCGGTGGAGAGCAGCACCTTTAAGAGCCCTCTCTCTGCTTGCCAACCAGCTCAGGGCTTTCCACCCACAGGGAGAAGCACAATCAGGAACAGTGAGTGCTCCTCGCCCTTCCGAGTGCGGGGGAGGCTGGAGCTCCATGCACATAGTCCAGATGCCTGGGAAGGAACATCTCCCTTCCAGCATCTGCTGGTGGCAGGCTGGGACAGTCCCTTCCTTCCCTGACACCCTGCTCTATTGCAATTCCCTATTATATTCTgcatcagaaaaacaaacaaaacaaaaacaactttaaatgCTTGTAGCAGAACCCCGGGTCATCTCTTGTCAGAAACCTTTAATCCAGGCCTAAATTTGCATAGACCTGACATTCAGCTGCCTTGCAGTTGCTTCCTCCCATGAGCCAAGGTGGCGTCAGAAGGCAACTGGATGACTCGCAGTACCACAGCACTGGGACAGACAGAAGCCACACCTTTCTTTTGGGTTTTTGCCAAGCCTCCTCCATCTCCAACCAGTGCTGTGCGCTGGCTGCAAGCCTCCAAACAGTTCTCCTGGAAGGGAGGTTTTTGCTTTACCCCCGCCAGCACTTTCGCACACAATCACAGAGAACCTCTCTGCTCTCTGCTGGCCTACAGCTTGTCTCTTTCTcaagcagaggcaggaagagctAGTCttagcatttatattttaataggaaGTTGACTCCCAGCATGTAAAAGTGATCCATGCAGACGGAGTGTATGCCGGGAGCTAAGTTGTCTATGGGTGAATGTATCCCACCTTGCTTCCTGAGTCCTTGGTCCCAATCTTCTCATTTGTTCCTGtcgttttaaatttttttcccccaactctTTTGATGTAAGAGTTCAGTTTGTCTTCTGGAGTGGGTCTCTGCAAGGGTTCTGGGATGAGTCTTGGCTTCTAAGAGGACAGGCTATTAGGTTCTTGGACGTTTTTCTGTGTTACCGCTGCTGCTTGGTGGAAGTAACAGGACATGGATTCTGCCTCGTAAGTGGcagtttcccttttctctctgacTTGTCCTAGGCCGATTTCTCTATGGCTTCCCTGAGAAAGGTGGGGCCCAAAGGAGAGAGGGCTTCAAACTGTCCCAGGTCCTGCCCAGCTCAGTGTGTATCTTCTTGCTTCCATGTGTCTTTTCCCCTGCTgcctcactccccacccccacttgcCAGGTGTTTGAGCCATTTCTACACCAAAGCAAAGTACGGCCTCAGGAGGGAGTAAAAAGGGTGCCATCTGTGTCTGGAGGGGCAGCTGTGTTCATGCCCTGTGCTACTGGACATTTCACAATTCTGGCACCTTGCGATTGGTCAGTCAACCTCAGAAAGTAACTATCTTGAAGGTTTGAAAAACAACCAAAGAAAGGGAGTGAAGACTATGGCTGCGTGTCCTCTGCTTGCCCGGCTGCAGAGCAGAGATGTGCAGCCCTCTGGTCAGCTGGTCCAGGCTGGTCCCCGCCGGCCCCCTTCCAGTCCAGCCACCAGGAGCCCACTTGTCCCGGGCTTCCACCTGGCTGACAGGAAGAATTTCTGAGAGCCCGATGTGCATGTCTTGTGGATGAAGGTACAGCTCGcctgcctgccccagccccagccctgacaATCACATGCAGCTGACTCGGACACTGGCCTTGGGAACAATGTTTGAGAGAACATCTGCCCCTTGACTGTAGGAGCCAGAAGGGGACCCAGGTGTGCATAGCTCTCTGTAGACATTTTTACCCCAAACTGTTGGTAAAGCACCCATCTGGTGCTCAAGAGAGCCTGGGGGTCTAATAGGGAGCCCGGCTGCCTCACCTGGCCACGGCCTCCATGCCAGATCTCCACATTGTCTTGATCCAGACCAGCTCTGTGATCAGAAGGAAATTGGGTCCAATGTAGGAGCGAGCTGGTCCTGGGCCTGGCAGGCAAGAGTATGGGCATCCTTTCCCGGCCTTTCTCCACTCTCCCTCAGGCCTGTGCTCAGGTTGCCTTGAATGTGGACTCTGGAAGAGCCAGGGGCCCAGAATGCCGGGGGAGGCTTCTGGGTGGCACTCGTGGAACACCGTCCCTCTGCCAGCCATAGGCCCTGCCTCCAGTGTCAGGGAATGGAGGCTGGGCTGCGAGAGTGCTGCTGCCCCATGTTGTTCTTCTAATCCACTGTAGAAATTGTACGTAATGTATTTAAATCAACACAAATGTATGAATAACAAATGCAGTTCTGACcttttttgtccatttctttGGGGGAAGGAAGACAAAGAAGGTAGGAACTGAATTTTGAGGGCAAGGAAACCTGTTTCCACAGAGTTGCTGAGACATGGCTCCTGGGGCTATTTCTCCCTAGTAAAGGATGATCCAGGTCCTCATTTCCAAAGTCCCAATGCTCTGAAAACCAAAAGTATTTTCATAACCCATTTGAAACCAAACCTGACCTGAACCTACACTGATAGGAAGCTATTGGTAATTATGATGTGTTCCTTTTAGTGTGATTCTTTGTTGCAGAAATGTCAATATATTTTATGACATGGTTCCCTACTAGGGATTATACAGTATTTGCCCTGACTACTTCCTaagagccaaaaataaaaaatctgaattccAAAATAATCTAGTGCCAAGGGCTTGGGATAAGAAATGTGGActtacaggctgggtgcagtgactcacaccagtaatcccagcactttgggaggctgaggtgggtggatcgcttgaggtcaggactttgagaccagcctggccaacatggcgaaacctcatctctactaaaaatacagaaattagctgggtgtggtggcacacgcctgtaatcccagctacttgggaggctgaggcaggagaatcgcttgaactcaggagtcagaggttgcactgagctgagatcgcaccactgcattccagcctggagtaagactctgtctctaaataaataaaaataaataaataaataaataaacaataaaataaaaaagaggaccTACCTAACTCAAGGTAGTAGTGGTTCCTCCTCTCGGCCACCAGAGGGCAGCCCTTCCCTGTGTACATCACTGCCCCACTTCAAACCCTGAATAATCAAGCATGTAGGGTGggtggagagggagaagaaagctAATAAGCACAGAGTATGCCTCTCTTGAGGTGGAGCTAGAACTGCGGGAAAAACTCTGCCTTCAAGGGTTTCCAGGCCATGGGAAGCCTAGGATATAATGCAGGCAGCTTCAGAATCATCGGTCCACCTCGGGATGGTCAGCCGATAAGGATGAAGAAACCAGATGAGGATCTGGCACCACTAGTTTGACTGCAGATTAAGCCAACCCAAGGCCTCAGCCTACTGTGCAGGGCTGACCATGACAGTTTTCCCCCTTCTGATCCTGTGGATCAGGACTGCTGCAGAGACCCCTCTCTACTCCCGATCCAACAGGCTTTGGAAAAGGAGGCTGTGGTCCAGGGGCTCGGCATGGGGGTGAAAAAGGAGAGGGAAGTgaaaaggagagaggaggccAGCCCTGATTTTTCCTTCCTGGGGACACTCTTGCCCCTCCCACTCTGTTTCAGGTCCTCCCCTTCTGTGACAGACTCACACAGCTCTTGatgcaaatgtttttatttgccaCTTAAACCACAGTTTCCCTGTGCTATCCTGATGGTGTGGGGGTGTGGAAAAGGCTGCTGGAACCATGGTTTACAGTAGTAGCAGGTAGATTAGTAGCATGAGTGGTGAAATGCTGCATCTGAGTGCCTGTCACTTGGCTCCCAGGGGAATATCATGCAGCCCAGGAATAGTGTTAGATTGGGAAGGACTGTGGCAGGAACAGTCACTGTCTCTCCTCATTTTGGTGAGGAATGGGTCCCACATAATGGAGAGCTCAACAGAAGCATCCAGTCTTGTTCTGAATGGAGCAGGCCAGTGGCAGTGGCCTCTTGCTTTCATTTACCCCTTTGGGCTGCTTGCCTAAAGTCTCTCTTCCTTCACCTCCCTAGGCCCTTTGGCAAGAGGGAAGACACTGCCATTCCTGGCTCTTTCCCTGGATCAGTGTCTGATCTGGTGGAGGTAGCTTGTGGGTCCTGGCTTCTTCCAGTTCCGGCGGATCCTGGCACTTTTCCTCCTAGAGTGCAGATACTGCTCAGTGGAGGCTGTCTCCGTGGCACTCTGTGGGTCGGCCAGTGGAGAGTGGGGCTCCAGGATTCTGCAGAGAACAAGTGTATGATTAGCCAACATCAATAGGGAGAATTGAATGGGGACTTCAAGAGATTTTGTCATGGTGGACCATAAAACATATGATTTGGAGCAAAATGAGACCGGGGCTCTGGTCTGGTCTTTCCCCCTCTGAGAACTGTCTGACTAGACAAAATTTACAGATTTCTCTGCAGTAGAAAGGGTTGGACCAGACCAGGTTGTGCAAAACTCAACATTTCTTCATCCTCATCCTGTACTCATGGCAGATGTCATTAATTAGTCATGCTATTAAACTGGTTTGATAATTAGTGACTACTAATCAACTGGAGTTAAATACAAGCTATGACACTGACTTGCCATCTCAGGACCTGATGACCTCCAAAGGCCTGTTTAGGTCTGATGTTCTGATTGTGGGCCCCAGAGAAGGCAGCAGAGAGATGAAGCCCAGAGCATCACCCGTAGTGATTGGTTGAGGCCAAGTGGTTCAGCTCCATCCCTTTGGGTTCACTGTTCCTGGGCTGGCAGTGGCCTAGGCAAAGAAGTGGCCAACTAGGGAGACGGGAGAGATCTCAAGGTAAAAGTTTTTCAACAATTTTTAACCAATAATGCCTCGACAGTACATTCCTAGGCTATATTCTCTGTAATCCCCCAGCCAAGATTTTAATtaggctctttaaaaaaaaaaaaaaaaagagaatctcactctgtcactcaggctggagtgcagtgacaggatcatagcttactgcagcctcaaactcctggcctcaggtgatcctcctacctcagcccgtggagtagctgggactgcaggtgcaggccaccatgcctggctaatttttctttgttttttttttttttttggttttgttttgtgtgtgtgtgtgtgtatgttttcagAGATaggatctcgccatgttgcccaggctggtaagcTGAGAATAACAGCAGAATGAGGTGGTGCTACTAGGACTCAAGCATCTCTTTCCATGGGAGTTCACGGGGTTGTATATGACTCCAAAAGTaacagcaatcttttttttttttttttgagacagagtcttgctctgtcacccaggctggctggagtgcggtggcgccttctcggctcactgcaacctccacctcccagattcaagtgactctcctgcctcaccctcctgagtagctgggattacaggtgcgtgccaccacacccagctaatttttgtaattttagtagagacagggtttcaccatgttggtcaggctggtctcaaactcctgacctagtgatctgcctgcctcggcctcccaaagtgctgggattacagggatgagccaccacacccaccaacAGCAATCCTTTAAGTGTAACCAAGTGGTGACACTGTGTAGACCTTATAACCACCCCAGTGGTAGGCAGGCACTTTACAGTGAGGCCAAGTAACTAGCTCCAGGCCACACAGCCACGCAGTGGTGGAACAGGCATTGGTGCTCTTCCCTCAGCCATCCAGTTCTAGGAACCTACCTGAGGCGGCTGCAGTGGTGTAGCGAGTGGCCCAGGGGTTTCTGCCTTGGGGGCCTCTTCCTGCGCAGCCTCTTGAGGGCCTCAGCCACATGGTGGTCCCCTGCACATTCCCAGATGATCTGTGCCCGTTCCTCGGCCAGCTGGTCCCCGCTGCGTTGAAACAGGCCTTGGATCTGCAGCAGCTCGGCGTCCTGGAAGATGTTGGCTGAGGCCTGCTTGCGGCCCCGGGCCTCAGTCGGGGCCTGCCAAGGGGGTGGCTCACTGACCACTGAGGCTGGGGTACCCATTGTGGATGCTCTGAGGATGCAAAGCATGGAGACATCAGCAACTCAGCTGGTCCTTCCCAGACCTGGGGGTCCTGGCTGATCCTAGGGCTTCTGATGTTTCCATTCTCCAGGAGCTAAACTGGAGGAAGTCTCTTGCCTTAAAATCACTTAAGCACTTATGTGTCAGACCcccatattatctcatttaggaTTAACAGCAACCTGTGAGGTAAGAATTATtgtttatcctcattttactgatgaagaagtgcaactcagagaggttaaatgacttgccagTGTCACAAAGCCACGTGCACATGCAGAGCCAGCagttgaacccaggtctgtctagCTGTAAATTCCATGCAGACACCAGGATGCCCAGTAGCAGCTCAACTGTGTTGAGTACTTATACCAGGCACCTGTAAGAGCTTGTTTCACATAGTATCAATGAGATGTAACAAGCACAACAGCCCTGTAAGATAGGTATTTTTATCCTCCtcatctcacagatgaggaatctgaggaAAGGTTAAGTCATCCATGGTTATGCAACTAGGATGAGAACCCAGGCCTCTCTGATGCTAAGGCCCAGGTGCCGTAGCACACAGGTAAGAGAGGAGTTGTGGAGCTGGGCTACCCAAGTTGGAATCCCACTTCTACCGCCTCCACCACTTACTGGCTGGGCATGTCCCCTACCTCAGCTGCCTCCCGTGTCAAATTATCACCTGGTACTACTACCTACTTTGTAGGATTAATTTGAAGATTGAAGGAAGACAAAGTATATAGAATAGTGGTCAGCGTTTTCAATCTAGAAAATTGAGACATCATCCCACCTCCTATCTTCAAGACCTTGGGGATGAACCAAATCCATATAATTTAGCAAACATAGTATGAAATGAGCCAATCAGATCTAACCACAGTCCAGTGGACCTAATGAGcgagaggtggaggcagaagagGAGGCTACAAGGGTTAGAATATATTGTCAAGGGCAGAGGCTGAAATTTATAAGAAAGTTCAATACAAGTTAGGCTCTGTGTCAATGTCTCCCATCATATCCAGGAAGTGAAAATTAAAGGATCTCCCTTGATTCTAGATAGTTCACTTTGAATAATAAAGGCCTAAGAAGCTTACCCATCACATCCTTGTCTCCAGCACAGCCTGGAAACAAGGGAAGACTGGCATTACATAGAACAGGTTTCGAGTCCCAACTCTGACACCTTAAGCAAGTTACCCAAcctcctctctgagcctgtttccttaaCTGTCAAATGGGGATAAGATTACCCACTTCTTAGGGTTATAGTAAGGATAAATGAGCCCAGTATATCAGTTACCCAATAAGAGCTATAGTTGGCCCTCAGCATCTGTGGGTTCTACATCCAGGGATTCAACCAaccttgaataaataaaaaatttaagaatacaatgatatggctgggcgtggtggctcacacctgtactcccagcgctttgggaggtgaggcgggcggaacacctgaggtcgggagttcaacaccagcctgaccaacattgagaaaccctgtctctactaaaaatacaaaattagccgggcatggtggcgcatgcctgtaatcccagctactcggggaggctgaggcaggagaatcacttgaacccaggaggcagaggttgcggtaagcagagatcctgccattgcactccagcctgggcaacaagagcaaaactccgtcttaaagaATACAATgatacaacaattaaaaaatacaaataaaaaatggatACATTGTAACTACAGAGCAttcacattgtattaggtattataagtaccttagagattatttaaagcaCGCAGGAGGATGTGTGCAGTCTATAGGCAAACATGGCATTTTATGTAAGTGACTTAAGCATCCCACGGAGGAGCCTGGAACCACCCTCCATGGATACTGAGGAATTTATAAACGCAAATCCTCCTCTTTTGGCCTCTGTGACCTTTGTACCTGGGTCAGGGATACAGGTGAACCCTCCTTTCCTCCAAGCTGTGTGGCACAGCCAGCTGATGACAGGCCTGTGCTCCCACCCCTctctcccagccccaggcctgTTGGGGAGAGGAGGAGCAGGTCCTGCTGCTTCCCCAGGGCCTGGCTGCCTGAGTCAGACCTCATTCCACAGCCAGCTACAGAGACAGCTGTCAACAGCAGCCAGCTTCCAAAGGGGGAAAAGGaacagtaaaatatttatatgctCATCAAAGAGGCAAACAGTACAAAAGCTTATATATAAAAGCTTTTCCAATTTCCTATCAACCCACTTGCAGAAGCATCCCTTCCCCTAACCTGCCTTTTGTTCTCTGTAAGAGTTTGAATTGTCTCCGCCCCACTCATACTCCCAAAATATGACTCCCTCCCTTGCCCTGGCCTTCCCCGCTCCTCACCTCAATAGTCACCCTCATTATTCCAATCATTTCTATGCTCACTCTGTCCCAGTTTCTAGGCCTTCTATCATAAAAACTCCACCCTGTTTTCAAAAGATTTAACAACTAAAATAAAGCTGCAGAAGACTTCCAGATGAGTTAACATCATGAAAATTGTACTTTTTATctggaaaatggaatttaaaaatctgCCCCTCCTTGGGTGCTATTATGAAAATCCAGTTAAAACCTAATCTATGTGGTAATTAAGCCCCCAGAGCTGGGGGCTTATGTGGTAATTAAGCCCCCAGAGCTGGATGACATAAACACACTGTGACAAGAAGACAACAGTCACCAAGTAACACTTTTAGGctgataaagagaaataaaagctaaCTATGGGATATTTACTCTGGATCAGGCAATATGTATGATAtcctttaatcctcaaaacaattctaggaggccgggcgtggtggctcaagcctgtaatcccagcactttgggaggccgaggcgggcggatcacgaggtcaggagatcgagaccatcccggctaacacggtgaaatcctgtctctactaaaaatataaaaaattagccgggcgtggtggcgggcacctgtagtcccagctacttgggaggctgaggcaggagaatggcatgaacccgggaggcggagattgcagtgagccaagatcgtgccactgcactccaacctgggcgacagagctagactccatctcaaaaaaaacaaacaaacaattctaGGAGTTAGGGACTCTTACCCCATTTCACAGGGAAGTAAAGGGAAGCTAAGATGCAAATATGAGTACCAGTGGCTTAGCCGAGGCCAGAGGTGGTTCAAATGACTGCAgcccatgcttttatttttatttatttatttttttttgagagcaagttttgctcttgttgcccaggttggagtgcagtgttgcaatctcagctcactgcagcctccacctcccgagttcaagcgattctcctccctcagcctcccgaatagttgggattacaggcatcccccaccactcctgactaattttttgtatttttagtaaagacggggtttcaccatgttggtcaggctggtcttgaactcctgacctcaggttatccacccgccttggcctcccaaagtgttgcgattacaggcgtgagccactgcgcccggtcagcCCATGCTTTTAAACCGCCGAGCTGGCTTCACAGCCAGGTAGCTTAAAGAACACTTCACGTTTCTATGAAGAATGCTTTCCTATTCCCACCTAATTCATGAAGGGGAAATCCTGCCAATGGAAAGGGAAGGACAATGAATTATCCCACCTGGTGGAGGCAGGGGTGGAGCTGTGGAATTTCGTTAGTCTGTTCTCTAGGGTCAGGGCTCTTTCCTGGGTGACAGTTAGACCAGCCTCGAGCCGTAGCACTCTAAAGAGGAAGAGCCCAGCTTCCACAGAAGAAATCAAGAACTGCAACCCAGCCCAGTGCACAGAGCCCCGGCTTATGAGTCAGAGGAGTGGGTTCAAGCCCTACTTCTGCCACTCACTGGCTGAAAAGCCTCAGGCAATTCACATCCCCTCTGTGGGTCAGTTTCCCTGTTACTGCTATAAGAACAGCTTGATGCAGTTGGTTTCTGAGGGCCTGTACCAGTGCTGGGAGTCAACAATTCCACCCGCGGGTAAGTCTGtacagaaagaggaatggagcTACTTGTCTGCCAAAGCCTAGGGGCAACATGTGTGGACAGATCTGGCTAACTGGGTGCTAGGAAATTCCCCAGCCACTagctccctttctcctccctACTCTGTTGTTTTGCTGCAGTGGGCCCTGGGGTTAGGATCTGGTAGAAAACAGAACTCACAGCTCTAAAGCTCCCTAGTGACCTCAGCTGGCTATGACCAAGCCCGGGGCAGACGCCTAGGCTGGTCTGGGGTGGTAGGAGAAAGGGTGATATCCGGCCTCACCTCCCCAGGGAAAGAAGGGCAATAAGGATCATGTAGCAGCAGCTGCCTCGGGGAGGAAATGGCTTGGAGTCTGACTTCCCAGCAACCTCTCCCAGGACGGCAAGGCTTTGACTCCACAGCTTCAGTGAACTGCGAGCTGTGTGTCACAAACATACCAAGAAACCCTCAGGGAGAGTCTGAGCCTCCAGCCTCAATCCTCCATGAACCTTGGGGAGGGCTTAGCACCTCCATATTTTGGGGcccctcactctttttttttttaaattttttttattttttagtatttttttttgaggcagagtctcactctgtcagccactctagagtgcagtggcgcaatctcagctcactgcaacctctgcctccaaggttcaagcaattttcttgcctcaacaacctcccaagtagctgggattacaggtgcccaccaccacgcccgactaatttttgtatttttagtagagacaaggtttcaccatgttggccaggctggtcttgaactcctgacctcaagtgatccacccacctcatcctcccagagtgttgggattataggcgtgagccaccgtgaccggccaAGCCCCTCACTCTTGGCTCTGCCTCTTATTCTGGGATTCAGACAGCAGAGTGAGGCTGGGAATAAAACTAGGCTGATTCCAGGTAGGATTAGATGGTAAGTTTTGGGAAAACTGATGAAATGGTGAATCAGAACACTTTtattatcaaaagaaacttttcctGTCTCATTCAATGTGTTCAATAGTTATTTTCCCTCCAATTTCCTGGAGAAGACCTTAGTCCAGGAAAAGTCAGTGTATACTTGAACAATAGTACTTTTGAAAACTAGAAAATGAAACCATGGGGCTATTAAAAGATTACAAATGGACCTTTCATTTCAGAGCTGACATAAAAGAAGGTAAGTGTGGGTCTGTGTACAAACGAGTAAAGACCAATTGCAAACTACTTCAATTTGACACAAACTAGTTT
The Pongo abelii isolate AG06213 chromosome 8, NHGRI_mPonAbe1-v2.0_pri, whole genome shotgun sequence genome window above contains:
- the AVPI1 gene encoding arginine vasopressin-induced protein 1, which translates into the protein MGTPASVVSEPPPWQAPTEARGRKQASANIFQDAELLQIQGLFQRSGDQLAEERAQIIWECAGDHHVAEALKRLRRKRPPRQKPLGHSLHHCSRLRILEPHSPLADPQSATETASTEQYLHSRRKSARIRRNWKKPGPTSYLHQIRH